One genomic region from Artemia franciscana chromosome 17, ASM3288406v1, whole genome shotgun sequence encodes:
- the LOC136038275 gene encoding ras-like protein 2 codes for MSKNDRNSYAQTYKLVVVGGGGVGKSALTIQFIQSYFVTDYDPTIEDSYTKQCVIDDVVAKLDILDTAGQEEFSAMREQYMRSGEGFLLVFSVADRASFDEIFKFHKQILRVKDRDEFPMLMAGNKADLEHNRVVSTEEAQNLAKQLKIPYIECSAKQRSNVDQSFHELVRLVRRFQLLERPIMKQQQNRKKKRSCIIL; via the exons ATGTCTAAAAACGACAGAAATAGCTATGCTCAAACATATAAGTTAGTTGTTGTTGGTGGAGGAGGCGTAGGGAAATCAGCCCTcacaattcaatttattcag agctATTTTGTCACGGATTATGATCCAACAATTGAAGACTCCTACACTAAGCAGTGTGTTATTGATGATGTGGTGGCTAAGCTTGACA TTTTGGACACAGCAGGGCAGGAGGAGTTCTCAGCAATGCGTGAGCAGTACATGAGATCCGGTGAGggttttctgcttgttttttcaGTTGCAGATCGTGCATCGTTTGATgagatatttaaatttcataagCAGATATTGCGGGTCAAAGACAGGGATGAATTCCCAATGCTTATGGCTGGAAACAAGGCAGACTTAGAACATAATCGAGTG GTATCTACCGAGGAAGCTCAAAATCTAGCGAAGCAGCTAAAAATACCCTATATTGAATGCAGTGCTAAACAAAGAAGTAACGTGGATCAGTCATTTCATGAACTTGTTCGACTTGTAAGGCGATTCCAGCTATTAGAAAGACCTATTATGAAACAGCAGCAAAATCGAAAGAAGAAACGAAGCTGTATTATtctctaa